In Rhizobium lusitanum, a genomic segment contains:
- the dctA gene encoding C4-dicarboxylate transporter DctA yields MMDGLASAKQDDVKTRKSTRFGIAGQLWFQVLIGTAAGVIVGHFWPEFGASMKPFGDAFISLIRIMIGPVIFCTVVHGIASMTDMKRVGRLALKSIIYFEAITIFALIFALVAADLWRPGADMNIDPAMLDTKAIASYIATAHEQSVSGYLLHIIPKTYASAFTDGEVLQVLFVSVLFGIALAAIGERGKPAFALIESLSSAFFKIVGYIMYFAPIGAFGAIAFTVGRFGSGSLLALGELIIEFFIVCALFTVVVLGLVARWVGVSLWKLLVYMREEIVIVAATTSTETVLPRVIQKMRDVGCEESVVGFVVPAGYSFNLDGTCLYLTTVVVFLAQATNTHLTLWHELGLIAVLLLTSKGAAGVAGAAFVVLAATLNTTGIIPVASIALILGIHRILAEGLTFVNLIGNCLATIVIARWEGAIDEVRLAETIGTTSQRRRHLAVA; encoded by the coding sequence ATGATGGACGGTCTCGCAAGCGCGAAGCAGGATGACGTGAAGACGCGGAAGTCGACGCGTTTCGGAATTGCAGGCCAGCTCTGGTTCCAGGTGCTGATCGGCACGGCGGCGGGCGTCATTGTCGGCCATTTCTGGCCGGAATTCGGGGCCTCGATGAAGCCGTTCGGCGATGCCTTCATCTCGCTCATCCGCATCATGATCGGACCGGTGATCTTCTGCACGGTGGTGCATGGCATTGCCAGCATGACGGACATGAAGCGCGTTGGCCGGCTCGCGTTGAAATCAATCATCTACTTCGAGGCGATCACCATTTTTGCGCTTATTTTCGCACTTGTGGCGGCCGATCTGTGGCGGCCAGGCGCGGATATGAACATCGATCCGGCGATGCTCGATACCAAGGCGATCGCCAGCTATATTGCGACGGCCCATGAGCAGAGCGTCTCCGGCTATCTGCTTCACATCATCCCGAAAACCTACGCCTCCGCCTTCACCGACGGAGAGGTACTCCAGGTTCTATTCGTGTCGGTGCTGTTTGGTATCGCGCTGGCCGCGATCGGCGAGCGTGGAAAACCGGCCTTCGCATTGATCGAAAGCCTGTCGAGCGCCTTCTTCAAGATCGTTGGCTATATCATGTATTTCGCGCCGATCGGCGCCTTCGGTGCAATCGCCTTCACGGTCGGCAGGTTCGGATCGGGATCGTTGCTGGCACTCGGCGAATTGATTATCGAGTTCTTTATCGTCTGTGCGCTTTTCACCGTGGTCGTGCTTGGGTTGGTCGCGCGCTGGGTCGGCGTCAGCCTCTGGAAGCTGCTGGTCTATATGCGCGAGGAGATCGTGATCGTCGCCGCTACGACCTCCACCGAGACGGTGCTGCCACGCGTCATACAGAAGATGCGGGACGTGGGTTGCGAGGAGAGCGTCGTCGGCTTCGTCGTGCCCGCCGGCTATTCTTTCAATCTCGACGGCACCTGCCTTTACCTGACGACGGTGGTGGTGTTTCTGGCCCAGGCAACGAACACGCATCTGACCCTTTGGCACGAGCTTGGTCTGATCGCGGTGTTGTTGCTGACGTCCAAGGGTGCGGCCGGCGTGGCGGGTGCCGCATTCGTCGTGCTGGCGGCGACGCTGAACACCACGGGCATCATCCCTGTCGCAAGCATAGCGCTTATCCTGGGCATCCACCGCATCCTCGCCGAGGGGCTCACCTTCGTGAACCTGATCGGCAATTGCCTGGCGACGATCGTGATTGCCAGGTGGGAAGGGGCGATCGACGAAGTTCGTCTCGCCGAAACGATCGGCACCACGTCTCAGCGACGCCGCCATCTCGCCGTCGCCTGA